TCGAACTCAGAATGTGGCTGGCGGCGGAGGATGCGGCGCTCATCAGCGAGCGCCGCCGCCATGTCGCGGGCCCCACCGGCTGCGGCATTTGCGGCATCGAATCCATCGCCGAAGCCGTGCGCCCCGCGGCGGTCGTGCCGCACGGTCAGACCTTCACGCCCGAGCAGATCATGGCGGCGATGCAGGCCATCGCGCCGCTGCAATCGATCAATTTGCAAACCCGCGCCGTGCACGCAGCCGCATTCTGGTCCCCTGCCGGCAGCATCGTCGCGCTGCGTGAGGATGTCGGCCGCCACAATGCGCTGGACAAGCTCGCCGGCGCGCTGGCACGCAGCCGCACGGATGCTCACGGCGGCATGGTGCTGCTGACCAGCCGCGTCTCGGTCGAGATGGTGCAGAAGGCGGCCGCAATCGGCGCCCCCATGATGATCGCGGTCTCCGCGCCCACTGCGCTCGCAGTCCGCACTGCGGAAGCCGCCGGCATCACGCTCATCGCGATCGCCCGGCAGGACGGATTCGAGATATTTACGCACGGCAGCCGCATCGTGTCTCGCCATGCCACGGAGGTTGCCGATGTCGCCTGACCGTCTGATCTACATGGCCAACCAGATCGGCAGGTTCTTCCGGAGCCAGGGCCACGACAAGGCCGTGCCGGGCATTGCCGAGCACATCAGGAAATTCTGGGATCCCCGCATGAAGCGCGCGATCTTCGCCCATCTCGATGCCGGCGGCGCGGGCCTCGAGCCTGATGTGCGCGAGGCGATCGCCTCGCTGAAGCAGGCTACGCCCCTTCCAGCAGCGCCCTGAACACGCGCCGCACCTCGCTTTGGGTCTCCTTCACGCGCGCCTCCAGCGACGAGAAGTCCGGCGCGTCGCCGGCCCGTGCCATCACGCGCTGCAGATCGGTGCCGGCGGTTTCCGGCTTGAAACCGTCGCTGACGCACAGCCGCAGGATCTGCGTGAGGTCATGATAGAGCCGGGCTGCAGCTCGCAATATCTCGGTCTCCGACTGCGAGAGCACGCCCAGCCTGCATGCGTTCTCCAGCACCTGCATGGTGCCGACGTCGAGAATCTCAGGCTTGTCGTGCGCGTGCACGAGCTGGAGATATTGCGCGATGAAGTCGATATCGACCATGCCGCCGGCGGCATGTTTGAGATCCCAGCAATCGCCCTCGCCCTTCTCCTGGGCGATCGCGCGCCGCATGTCGGCGACGTCGTTGGCGGTGATTCCGGGATCGCGTCGGCGGGTCAGGACGTCGCGGATGACGCGCTCGATCCGTTCCCGAAATTCGGGCGAGGCCGACACCACGCGGGCGCGCGTCAGCGCCATGTGCTCCCAGGTCCAGGCCTCGTTGGCCTGGTAGTCCGCGAACGAAACGAGGCTCGAGGCCACGGGACCCGCGCGTCCCGACGGACGCAGCCGCATGTCGATCTCGTAGAGCACGCCGTAATTGGTGCGCGTCGTGAACGCGCTGATCAGGCGCTGGGTCAGCCGCGCGAAATAATGCGCGCCCTGCAGCGATTTCGCGCCGTCGGAGTCCGGATTGTCGCTGTCGAAATCGTAGAGCAGGATCAGGTCGAGATCCGACGAGGCCGTCATCTCGCGGCTGCCGAGCCGGCCCATCGCGATGATCGCAGTCTCCTGCCCCTCGATCCGGCCGTGCTGGGCGGCGAAGCGCTCCGCGACGAGGCCGTGCACGGTGTGGACGATGCCTTCGGCGACATCGGCAAAGGCCGTGCTCGCCTGCTGCGCCGAAACGGTGCCGGAGAGAATCCGCGTGCCGATCAGGAACAGGCTCTCCTGCCCGAACAGGCGCAGGCGATCGAGGAATTCTTCGTACGAGCCGGCATCCTGCACGGTCGCAGCCAGCCGCCCCGACAATTCCTGCCGGTCCGGCATGGCGCCGAAGAAGCGCGGATCGATCAGGCCGTCCATCAGTTGCGGCTGCCGTGCCAGCATCTCGCCCAGTCGCGGCGCCGCGCCCAGCACCAGCGCGACCAGCGCAACGAGGTCGCGGTTCTGGCCGAGCAGCGTGAACAGTCGGCCGCCGCGCTGAAGTGCGCCGAGGAAATGGTCGAACGCCACGACGGCGCGATCCGGCTCCTCGGCGCGGGCGAGCCCGTCGATCAGGGCCGGCACGAATTCGATGAAGGCGTTCCGCGTCGCCTCATTGCGGAACACGCGATAGTCGCCAGTGATCCAGTCGCGCACGGTCTGCGCGACGGCGGCGGGCTTCTTGAAGCCGAGCATTGCGAGGTGCTGGAGCAGCCTCGGATCGTCGGCACCCGCACCGTAGTCGAGTGCAGGAAGCTTGGCGGTCCCGGTCGGATCGTCGCCCTCGAAGAGCTTTTCGTAGTGCCCCTGCACGATCTTGAGATGCCGCAGCAGATCGCTCGCGAAGGCCTCGCGATCCGGATAGCCGAAGAAGCGCGCGAAACGCTCGACCGCGTCCTTGTCCTCGGGCAACGTATGGGTCTGCTCGTCGGCGATCATCTGAATGCGATGCTCGACCCGGCGCAGGAATTCGTACGCAATGGTCAGCTCGTCGCGCGCGGCAACGGTAATCCAGTTGCTGGAGGCGAGAATGTCGAGCGCCTTCAGCGTCGGCCGCACGCGTAATTCCGGATGGCGGCCACCTGCGATCAATTGCTGGGTCTGGGCGAAGAACTCGATCTCGCGGATACCGCCGCGGCCGACCTTGACGTTGTGTCCCTCCACCGCGACCTCGCTCTGGCCGCGATAGATCTGCATCTGCCGCTTCATGTCGTGGACGTCGGCGAGCGCGGCGAAGTCGAGATGCTTGCGCCAGACGAAGGGCGCGATCTCGGCGAGCATCGCCTCGCCCGCCCGGGGATCGCCGGCGCAGGCGCGCGCCTTGATCATCGCGGCGCGCTCCCAGGTGCGCCCTTCCCGCTCATAATAGTTCAGCGCGGCGTCCCGCGAGATCGCCACTTGCGTCGAGGACGGATCGGGCCGCAGGCGCAGATCGACGCGGAAGACGTAGCCGTCGTAAGTGCGCTGCTGCAGGATGCGGGCCATTCCTTGCGTCACCCGGACGAAGAACGGCTGCGGTTCGATGTCGGGCGCAAGCGTCGTCGCCTCGGGGTCGAAGAACACGATGAGGTCGATGTCGCTGGAATAGTTCAGCTCGCCCGCGCCCATCTTGCCCATCGCGAGCACGATGAGCCCGCAGCCCACTTCGGGCGCCTCGGGATTGGGTGGCGAGAGCTTTCCGCGTGCGGCTTCCTGCCGCAGCAGATATCGCAGCGCCGCCTGCACCGAGGACACCGCGACATCGGTCAGCGCCGCCGTCACCCGCATCACCGGCCAGACGCCGCCGATGTCGCACAAGGCCGTCAGCAGCGCGGCCTCCGCTTTCATGCGGCGAAGCAGCCGCATCACCTCGACCTCATCCGCCGCCGCGAGCACCGCATCCCTCGCCTCAGCGATCAGCGCCGTCAGATGCGCATCCGGATCGCATTCGAGCAGCCGGATCAGGCGCAAGGCATCGGCGCGCACCAGATCGAACAGATAGGGTGAGAACTCCGCGATTCCGGCGAGGATAGCCCTCGCGAAGGGATGAGCCAGCAGCGCGTCGAGACGGGCTGCTTGGGCCGGCTCGAGCTCGCTCAGCCAGCCTTCAAGACGTCGTTCGTCGGTTGTGGAAGCGGCAATATGGGGAGCTTCCGCAAACCGCGCGGCCAGCTTCTCGCCATGCTTGTCCGCGTTTCCCGGCGCGGAGTGGTTCATGCCACCTTCTGTGGCACATCCGGTATTGGCGGAGCAACCCTGTCGCCGGCACTGAGGCGCGCAGGCAACACCAGTGTGGCGACGAGGCCGGGCTGGGCATCGCCCAGGCGCAATTCGCCGCCGTGCAACGTCGCGACCGCCGAAGCGAGGCTGAGACCGAGACCGGAGCCCGGCAGCGTGCGGCTGGCTTCCAGCCGGACGAATCGCTCGACGGCATGCTTGCGATCGCCCTCGGGGATCCCGGGACCGCGATCGGTGACGCTGAGCAGCACTTGGTCGCCATCGCGCCTGGCCTCGATCAGAATTGGCCGCGCGTCCATGCTGACCACGGTTCCGCCGGTCTGCGCGACCGGTTTGCCGTATTTGATCGCATTCTCGACCAGATTGGCGAGCGCCTGGCTGACCAATTCGCGGTTGGCGTGAACCGGTGCCGGCTCGGCCCTCACGTTCAAGGTCATGCCGTCGTCCTCGGCGAGCGGCTCGTAGAGCTCATGGATTCCGTTCGCCACCTCGGCCGCGTCGAAATCGTCCATGTTGCCGCGCGCCTGGCCCGACTCGGCGCGCGCGATCATCAGCAGCGCGTTGAAGGTGCGGATCAGGCCGTCGGATTCCTCGATGGTGCGCTCCAGCGCCGCGCGGTAATCGGCTTCGCCGCCCGATCGCGCCAGCGCCTCCTCGGCGCGGTTGCGCAGGCGCGTCAGCGGCGTCTTGAGATCATGCGCGATGTTGTCGGAGACTTCCTTGAGCCCCGCCATCAGCGCCTCGATGCGCTCCAGCATGGCATTGAGATTCTCGGCGAGGCGATCGAGCTCGTCGCCGCTGCGCCCCACCGGCAGGCGCTCGCTGAGATCGCCGGACATGATGCGCTGAGTCGTTCCCGTCATGGCATCGATGCGCCGGAGCACGCGGCGGGCGACGAAGACGCCGCCGGCGAGGCCGAGCACGACGACGATCAGAACCGACCATTGCGCGGCCTTGGCGACGATTCCGAACAGCCGCCGCCGTTCGGCAAGGTCGCGGCCGATCAGCAGGCGAAAGCCGTTCTCCAATTCGGTGACGCGCACCAGCGCGCGGTGGTCGCGGTCATCGGCGTCCTCGAGGCGCCGGTAGGCGGTCTCCGACCAGCCGCGCGTCGCCATCACCCCGGGCGCAAGCGAGCCGACATTGCCGGCAATCGCCTGCCCGGTCGGCGTGGTCACGAGATAGAGGTTGGCGCCCGGCCGCAGCGCGCGATACTCGATCGCGAGCACGAGGCCCCGCAAACCGCGTCGGCCGTAGATCTCGGAGATCTCCGAGGTCTCGGCATTGACCGTCTGCGTGATCTCCTCGGTGATGAGCCGCCGCGTATTCCAAGCGAAATAGGCCAGCAGCGAGGCCGCGAACATCGCGAACAGCAACAGATAGACCAGCGTCAGCCGGAACGCCGTGGTGCGGACGAGTTTACCGAATGCCGTCACGGATCATGTATCCCGCGCCGCGGATGGTGTGCAGCAGCGGCCGCTCGAAGCCCTTGTCGATCTTGGAGCGCAGCCGTGAAATGTGCACGTCGATCACGTTGGTCTGCGGATCGAAATGATAATCCCAGACGTTCTCCAAGAGCATGGTGCGCGTCACCACCTGGCCGGCATGCTTCATCAAATATTCGAGCAGGCGGAATTCGCGCGGCTGCAGCGTCAGCTCGTCCTTGCCGCGGGCGACGCGATGGGAGAGCCGGTCGAGCTCGAGATCGCCGACGCGGTAGAGCGTGTCCTCGGCGGGACCGCCGCGGCGGCGCGACAGCACCTCGACCCGAGCCAGCAGCTCGGCAAAGGAATAGGGTTTGGGCAGATAGTCGTC
The nucleotide sequence above comes from Bradyrhizobium sp. NDS-1. Encoded proteins:
- a CDS encoding formate dehydrogenase subunit delta gives rise to the protein MSPDRLIYMANQIGRFFRSQGHDKAVPGIAEHIRKFWDPRMKRAIFAHLDAGGAGLEPDVREAIASLKQATPLPAAP
- a CDS encoding bifunctional [glutamine synthetase] adenylyltransferase/[glutamine synthetase]-adenylyl-L-tyrosine phosphorylase, coding for MNHSAPGNADKHGEKLAARFAEAPHIAASTTDERRLEGWLSELEPAQAARLDALLAHPFARAILAGIAEFSPYLFDLVRADALRLIRLLECDPDAHLTALIAEARDAVLAAADEVEVMRLLRRMKAEAALLTALCDIGGVWPVMRVTAALTDVAVSSVQAALRYLLRQEAARGKLSPPNPEAPEVGCGLIVLAMGKMGAGELNYSSDIDLIVFFDPEATTLAPDIEPQPFFVRVTQGMARILQQRTYDGYVFRVDLRLRPDPSSTQVAISRDAALNYYEREGRTWERAAMIKARACAGDPRAGEAMLAEIAPFVWRKHLDFAALADVHDMKRQMQIYRGQSEVAVEGHNVKVGRGGIREIEFFAQTQQLIAGGRHPELRVRPTLKALDILASSNWITVAARDELTIAYEFLRRVEHRIQMIADEQTHTLPEDKDAVERFARFFGYPDREAFASDLLRHLKIVQGHYEKLFEGDDPTGTAKLPALDYGAGADDPRLLQHLAMLGFKKPAAVAQTVRDWITGDYRVFRNEATRNAFIEFVPALIDGLARAEEPDRAVVAFDHFLGALQRGGRLFTLLGQNRDLVALVALVLGAAPRLGEMLARQPQLMDGLIDPRFFGAMPDRQELSGRLAATVQDAGSYEEFLDRLRLFGQESLFLIGTRILSGTVSAQQASTAFADVAEGIVHTVHGLVAERFAAQHGRIEGQETAIIAMGRLGSREMTASSDLDLILLYDFDSDNPDSDGAKSLQGAHYFARLTQRLISAFTTRTNYGVLYEIDMRLRPSGRAGPVASSLVSFADYQANEAWTWEHMALTRARVVSASPEFRERIERVIRDVLTRRRDPGITANDVADMRRAIAQEKGEGDCWDLKHAAGGMVDIDFIAQYLQLVHAHDKPEILDVGTMQVLENACRLGVLSQSETEILRAAARLYHDLTQILRLCVSDGFKPETAGTDLQRVMARAGDAPDFSSLEARVKETQSEVRRVFRALLEGA
- a CDS encoding response regulator transcription factor — encoded protein: MRLLIIEDDRESADYLVKAFREVGHIADHAADGEEGLAMAENGDYDVLVVDRMLPKRDGLSLIGALRDKGNTAPVLILSALGQVDDRIKGLRAGGDDYLPKPYSFAELLARVEVLSRRRGGPAEDTLYRVGDLELDRLSHRVARGKDELTLQPREFRLLEYLMKHAGQVVTRTMLLENVWDYHFDPQTNVIDVHISRLRSKIDKGFERPLLHTIRGAGYMIRDGIR
- a CDS encoding ATP-binding protein, with translation MTAFGKLVRTTAFRLTLVYLLLFAMFAASLLAYFAWNTRRLITEEITQTVNAETSEISEIYGRRGLRGLVLAIEYRALRPGANLYLVTTPTGQAIAGNVGSLAPGVMATRGWSETAYRRLEDADDRDHRALVRVTELENGFRLLIGRDLAERRRLFGIVAKAAQWSVLIVVVLGLAGGVFVARRVLRRIDAMTGTTQRIMSGDLSERLPVGRSGDELDRLAENLNAMLERIEALMAGLKEVSDNIAHDLKTPLTRLRNRAEEALARSGGEADYRAALERTIEESDGLIRTFNALLMIARAESGQARGNMDDFDAAEVANGIHELYEPLAEDDGMTLNVRAEPAPVHANRELVSQALANLVENAIKYGKPVAQTGGTVVSMDARPILIEARRDGDQVLLSVTDRGPGIPEGDRKHAVERFVRLEASRTLPGSGLGLSLASAVATLHGGELRLGDAQPGLVATLVLPARLSAGDRVAPPIPDVPQKVA
- the fdhD gene encoding formate dehydrogenase accessory sulfurtransferase FdhD; its protein translation is MHVPVQAIDREIWRNGVASEGTRLIPEETPLALTYNGGTYAVMMGTPQNLEDFAVGFSLNEGIIKSVDDIKSLEIVRLDDGIELRMWLAAEDAALISERRRHVAGPTGCGICGIESIAEAVRPAAVVPHGQTFTPEQIMAAMQAIAPLQSINLQTRAVHAAAFWSPAGSIVALREDVGRHNALDKLAGALARSRTDAHGGMVLLTSRVSVEMVQKAAAIGAPMMIAVSAPTALAVRTAEAAGITLIAIARQDGFEIFTHGSRIVSRHATEVADVA